ACATTTTCAAACACCGGAAAACAGATATAGTTTTTAAGTCTTTAGAATTTTGgattaaaatgtggaataaattaaacaaaactgaTGAAAGTTTAAGACAATATAAGAAActaattgaaattttacttaaaactatCTTATACCATACAAACACTGataaactacaacaaaatatttctaataaatatgaaaatatagaaattattcTATTATTAAGTGGCAAAGAAACTGAACATTATCGGCAATATTTACAAACAGCATTagtggaaaatttaaataaattacaaaagcGTCATATAAATGTGACATGTTATACAGAATTGGTAAGATTgcaataatttaaacttttctttttatgcTATTTAGTATTTGCCTTTTAAATTTCAGCTCAACTTATTGGAAATATGTAAACTCAAACCACAACTAATAAATCACAATCTTCAGCAAtgcattttaaacacatttatcagtttattttctttagcaGACAAGGAACTTCAAAAATTTCgtgaatttattaataaaactttaagaatATTCTATTTAAAACATGATAAGCAACTTAATGACAGACTATTATTATTTCTAATGGAACATGAACAGCAATGCTTTACTATACAAAGTGTATTTCTAATGGAATTTTTGCTACAACAAAAACCgatttctattaaattattacaaactTTACAAACGTCCAACATACAACAGACTACTAACGTAAGAGATTTGCTAGAAAACACAACTATAAATATAGATCTAAtagatttaaaagtttttcaagatttaaacaaaactttacaaTCAAGTCGCCCTGAAATGGACTTACAACAAATTAGAAAGAAACCACGTCTTGATAAaggtaatttttcaaatattaaatttattttaaatgatctagatgcaaacacacaaaaacttttacaaattgAACGTTCTACATTTGATGCAAATGATATTGCTTTAATCCAAGTGATCAGAAACAATCTAGACAAATGTTTAAACAAgtaaattatacatataaaagagtttttgttttgtttattattaaaattatattaaacttaaattttatatacacaatttttaacttataaaataaaactatctttaaaactaaattataaaaataaaacggcaaggttttttttttttaaataatacattcacagttaaaataatttacttaaaactaaTTAAGTATCATTATTGCTTTTGAAATAAAgctattgttatatttttgcgTTGCAATGAATTTATTATACGATCATAGGTTGCTTCTTCCTCTTCATTTTGCATTAATAtgcctaaaaaataaaattatatcaaatGTCATCTAGTAAATATAATGATTATTAAAGCTTATAAACTTACCGGCAAAACTGGCGGACATAAAGCAGACTATACTGCCCACAATGAAAGCTCTAAAAGCTACTGATGTTATGAGACCTCTACGTTTTGGTGCCATAGCACCCAACGAACCAATTAATATACCCAGCGAACTGGGATTAGCAAAGCCACAAATCGCAAATGTTGCAATACCGGCACTGCGGGCCTGTAaggatttaaacattttaaggtttaataaattttgtacatttagTGCCATTGCTGTGGGCACTTTTAtccaaatatgtacatatatttttgagcagttttttctctttatagttctagatcagttccatatcagtgctagttctgttctagtttagttcaagtttagttctaatttagttctagttcagttctactttggttctagttaagttttagttcatgtaagttctagttcagatctagttcagttctagttcagttctagttcagttctagttcagttctagttcagttctagttcagttctagttcagttctagttcagttctaNNNNNNNNNNNNNNNNNNNNNNNNNNNNNNNNNNNNNNNNNNNNNNNNNNNNNNNNNNNNNNNNNNNNNNNNNNNNNNNNNNNNNNNNNNNNNNNNNNNNCTGCTTACCTTTTATTGGCAAATTTACACGTTTTTATAATTACTTCCAAAACAAAGGTAATTATTAAACACATAACGATCATATCCAGGGAGTTGATAATAGTTTCTAACCATTTTAGCAAATCTTGGGTATCCAACCACCACTGATCCACTTCTTTTATGGGTAAATTATTCGCAGTGTTTACCTTTTTAACAAACtgtcaaaaacaataaaacggAATTCAAACTTTCTTCTTAACAAAAggaataaaatagttttacctCTTGCAGTGCTTTGTTCAAGTGCTGTATAATCCGTTGCCAATCTTTGCAGGAAAATTCCTTCGGATCATAGGCTTTGAATAGTTTCTGCACCCAGATATTATAAATTTCACTTGGTGGAGCAGAGCTCTTTTCACAGATTCGTAAAGCACTGTACTTATCGACACATACGGCAATATCCGCCTTATCTAATTGGCATAGTTCATCgaaagttattaaaatgttatcgTCATTTATGGTGGacatgttattttaataaatagtagtaaaaatatttattttaatacaatttgattgatttgtttatgttttttcattTGTGTTTAAGAGAGCGcgcaaaatgtataaaaactaaGTCGCTTATGTTATAACTTTGAAGTCGTTAACTTTTATTATGCTTGGCGGCTTGTGAATAAGGATTACACCATTCTAATAAAAGTCAATTTACGCGAAAATGACTATTATATAAATTAGCTTGTCacataattaataaacaaaacatttcataatttaaaattatttataatcaagttatattattttaatttgcacaatgtaaattaaattctCTTATTCGAAATAACGCCGTTATATTTATGCTCTGTCTATGATGTTTAGCGCCAAAATAGCATGAATTTGCGTAGCACAGATATGTTAAACAACAGCTGTTTTGTACAACGTCCACTAAATTTACAGGGTGAAAAGtagaattttaaacaattctaacgtattatatttttcaaaattagtcACAGCAATTATGTTTGTGACTAGGGTATTTAATCCAATCATAAACTAAAAGAACTTtagtatatattaattacacaattgattaaaagcaaaaaaatccaaagattttcttctataaaataaactttattaatgTGATCAACAATGAATTGAacttgaaataatgaaatatatgatatatttaagaaaagttaTCGAAATTACtgatgtaaattaaaaaaattgtcatttcCAATTTATTATGTCTTCATGTTTTCAATGGCTTGCATGTTACCCATGATAGTTCCCCGTTTCTATGTTCACACTGCTAGCTCATTAAAAAAGATTGTTTCTACTTCGGAATTGGAGCGGGAAAGTTTGCATGTAAGAGTTTAAGAATCCATGCTGAGAAACTCATTGATTAACTCTaggtgtttttttaatgtttgcttCAAAACTATACCCTTTAGGAAAGCTTTTTCCTAATTTTCGTCCAATCTATGTTTGAGGATCTGTATGATCCACCCTTTTCCTAGACGTTGGTTATGGCAGTTTGAAAACTATCAGTCGAATGTTTTAAAACCAGCATGGATATACCATCGAGGTTAACCTGTGCTTTAGACTTTTACAGCATTAACTTAAGTTATAAGATGTTATGTAAACTCTCCATTTTGTCTTATCTTTTCCCGAACGCTTAGAAAAATTAGAGTCTACGCTCAATAGCAACGTTCAGAATCAGGTGTCATATCAAAGCTGCTTCAGGGTAAAGAGCAAACGAACTGTAAACCAAATCAAAATGTAGATTTCCAAAATCTACATGTTCACCTTTACCAAACTGCAGTGGCAACACTTTCATCAAACTTTCTCTCAGATAGTGTACACAGAGATTTTCAAAGATCTTAAAGACGTCAACGATTATTGTAATATcattaaagaattttgttttatgacttaataaattaaattaaattacgttaaaaaaaattacactttaattAGATACTACGATATATTTCCGGCATATTTTTGACGTTTCAACTCTTCCCATTCTTTTGGATGAGCATTTTTACGATGATTATACATATTTCCATTCGAAATAAATGTTCGTGGACACCATGGACATGTATATAAAGCCGTTCCCGTATGTGTAGCCATATGTtcctaaaagtataaaaattaataaaaatctaaaatctagcatttgattaataaattaccCTTAAAACGGCCGGCCGTTTAAATGACTTTTCACACAAACTACACTTGTAATCGAAGCCCTGTTCGTGCACTGAACGTATATGTGATTTAAGAGCCCTTTGTGTGGGCGATACTTTTGAACAGATATGGCAGGTGTGTTCTTTTTTGCCACCCTCTGGATGTTGGGAATTTTTGTGACGTTTTAGACCCTCTTTATTGGAAAGCAAAAGACCACAAACATCACAACTAATAGGAGTCGATTTTACTTCATGTTTTTCCATATGACTGGCAAAGGCTGTGGGACAACGTATGGATTTGCCGCAAATATCACAaatttgtacaaatttattCTGATGTACTGCCTCAATGTGATGGTTTAAGATGAAGGAGTTGGTgaagctaaaattaaaaaatttacgaatAAATTACTTCCAGAACTCTTTGACAAACTAagagaaacaaaatttatatgcatgcatttttgaatttttactaTATATGCTTTCATTGAAAATCTACTTACTATTTACCACATATTGTACAGGGAAACAATTTTTGAGAGGAATGTGTTAAGACGTGTTTCTTTAAAGCTCCTTTATCAGCAAACAATTTACCACAGATATCACATTTATCCAGTTTACTATCATCGTCATGCAATTTCTTATGACATTGCAAACGACTACGATCTGAAAATACTTTCCCACACTGATCGCATTTAAAATATTCGGGATTTAGGTGAACATTTATGTGATCTACTAATAGGGAGCGTGTGAAGAAATTCCTCTTACAACAGCGAGCATAGCCACGTTGTTTGTGTTCTACTTTAAAATGTCGTCGCAGTGATAAAAAGTTATCCATGGCACTTTGACAAATATcgcagaaaattttaaaattatccgcTATAATTTTATCGTATTCCTTTAGAGTTTTATCATCTAAATTTCgatggtttttcttttttgaccTTTCCGTTGTAGTTACCTCGGTATCTGTTTCAGAGTCATTGTTATCTTTATTGTTTATTGGAGTTAAAGTCTTAGTTTTTACATCCAATTCATCTGTTTCTATTTTATTGTGGGAGCTCTGAAAATTATCTATTTCATCTGTAATTTCTGATAGTTTgtcttttactttctttttagttttatattttatagttttctttaatgGATCTTCGCTAGTTTCAGTAGATTCTTCCAAAGCATCCTTTGCTGGTCGTCCTCTCTTTCTTAGTTGTTTAAGCGGAATATCATCATGATCGATTTCTTCTATTTCACTTTTAATAAATGGTCCTTCTAATATAAACTCTGTGGGTAAAGGTTGTTCCATAATAACTTGTGGCTCTAGATGACTTTCCACTAAGATATTCTTAACAAATAGATTATCTTTACAATCGCCACTGTCACAATCCATATCTTTCGCTTCAAAATCTTCAGTTTCATCCTCACTTTTTAAAGCTGGCCCAAACTTTTGTTGAGCCAACTCGATACGtttgtaaaatttatgaaaatcataCAATTCAGTTCCACAATCTTTACATACCCAAGAGGCAGCGTTTAGTTGttccttaaataaaattatcttattacaaatttataatttctaggAATATTTCCTGACCACCTACCATCGGCCACAAGTGTTTATCTATTAAAGCTTTCATGTTTTGTTGTTGCCATTTTTCTGAATTTACTTTAATACATTCATTATCCAAACTTGTATTAATTTCCAAACAAAGTAGACAAGAATCCATGctgaattgtatttaaaaatataaaaattaaactaaacaaattcaTTCGATATtggacaatattttttttttttgtaaacaataaacaaaaatttttgctattgcAGAGTCGTTTAACTTTACAGCTGTTGTATTGCTGTTACTTAACCCTCAAACatacaaaagatttttatttcttgGCATTCACAAGAATTTCAAGAACTTTTTATTGTGAATGAGTTGCTAGTTTATTAGGGTTTCACTGTTTAAATGAAAgcggaaaaaattaaaataaatttaacataaataaaaactgtaataTGGACTTCGTGTATCCGGCAGTTTTCTCTTTAACTATCACTAAGAAGAACTATCACTCTATGTTGAATGGTACATGAAAGAAGAAGTTTACACTTTTTATGCGATTCAAAATAAgttaaacatattaatttaataacgaCCAGTAGCGGATTACAAGGATAGGCCAGACAAGGTAAGGACACAAAGTATATCCTGTGGTAAGGACAAGGTACTGCTTAGTATTCGCTTCTGATAACTAGAATGatattcaaagctgccaaaatgcaACGGGCTGCATGCAAATAACCTCAGAACACCTACTACATGAGGAAACGAAGGTtctcccagtcaaggaacataatgttatgctgactaaacagttcctcctgggatgtcaccgaaggagtcatcccaactttaatatcacacagttggatgctcccccgaggcatgtcaggaaggaccttCGTGTATACGAAGAGAGCATACAAAGTAATGTTCAGGACTTCAtatacagcagctttgaacAACATTCACAGAGACGCCATCAATACCGCCGTTTCAggttaccgcatgaatgtcaTTCTTGGAGgcccatagcagaaatagagaagaacctgccgcggaaaacaagagttgctatggcacaactgagatcgggatggGGCAACAGActcaacgcctactggtcccgcatagaccgtgccgtccccaatatatgcccatcttgtggacagggtcctcatgatacccaccacatattcaactgtccagcccaccctacttcacttagcccattggatttatggactaacc
The window above is part of the Lucilia cuprina isolate Lc7/37 chromosome 6, ASM2204524v1, whole genome shotgun sequence genome. Proteins encoded here:
- the LOC111675970 gene encoding uncharacterized protein LOC111675970 produces the protein MPINDANDFEGFNRVLTSLCDVGCLISSADIKATIETWRAVVKLSEKFNNCCSNFPVIKIENSSNTEMHWYEKAILGIFKELKQILQLYNRNITSSSDTLLQIAQFYLKILRLLINYSKIQIKTFPASKEFLEIYSFCLHEMWENKNPKIDLFIRKGLYEIFSQINNENSIVECLLQHFKYDVNNFESCELMLDYLKVKMEHCVNNRTNITADDVNVLLKFYNCLFEGPLIFVDKDKYGKILEKFVVLTALDSSYKLHKKLCEYVVDSAWIRAYTSMEILNMYYSYIFKHRKTDIVFKSLEFWIKMWNKLNKTDESLRQYKKLIEILLKTILYHTNTDKLQQNISNKYENIEIILLLSGKETEHYRQYLQTALVENLNKLQKRHINVTCYTELLNLLEICKLKPQLINHNLQQCILNTFISLFSLADKELQKFREFINKTLRIFYLKHDKQLNDRLLLFLMEHEQQCFTIQSVFLMEFLLQQKPISIKLLQTLQTSNIQQTTNVRDLLENTTINIDLIDLKVFQDLNKTLQSSRPEMDLQQIRKKPRLDKGNFSNIKFILNDLDANTQKLLQIERSTFDANDIALIQVIRNNLDKCLNK
- the LOC124420624 gene encoding nucleoside permease NupC-like, yielding MFKSLQARSAGIATFAICGFANPSSLGILIGSLGAMAPKRRGLITSVAFRAFIVGSIVCFMSASFAGILMQNEEEEATYDRIINSLQRKNITIALFQKQ
- the LOC124420625 gene encoding uncharacterized protein LOC124420625 — protein: MSTINDDNILITFDELCQLDKADIAVCVDKYSALRICEKSSAPPSEIYNIWVQKLFKAYDPKEFSCKDWQRIIQHLNKALQEFVKKVNTANNLPIKEVDQWWLDTQDLLKWLETIINSLDMIVMCLIITFVLEVIIKTCKFANKR
- the LOC124420710 gene encoding zinc finger protein 660-like, with product MDSCLLCLEINTSLDNECIKVNSEKWQQQNMKALIDKHLWPMEQLNAASWVCKDCGTELYDFHKFYKRIELAQQKFGPALKSEDETEDFEAKDMDCDSGDCKDNLFVKNILVESHLEPQVIMEQPLPTEFILEGPFIKSEIEEIDHDDIPLKQLRKRGRPAKDALEESTETSEDPLKKTIKYKTKKKVKDKLSEITDEIDNFQSSHNKIETDELDVKTKTLTPINNKDNNDSETDTEVTTTERSKKKNHRNLDDKTLKEYDKIIADNFKIFCDICQSAMDNFLSLRRHFKVEHKQRGYARCCKRNFFTRSLLVDHINVHLNPEYFKCDQCGKVFSDRSRLQCHKKLHDDDSKLDKCDICGKLFADKGALKKHVLTHSSQKLFPCTICGKYFTNSFILNHHIEAVHQNKFVQICDICGKSIRCPTAFASHMEKHEVKSTPISCDVCGLLLSNKEGLKRHKNSQHPEGGKKEHTCHICSKVSPTQRALKSHIRSVHEQGFDYKCSLCEKSFKRPAVLREHMATHTGTALYTCPWCPRTFISNGNMYNHRKNAHPKEWEELKRQKYAGNIS